From a single Tachypleus tridentatus isolate NWPU-2018 chromosome 6, ASM421037v1, whole genome shotgun sequence genomic region:
- the UQCR-Q gene encoding ubiquinol-cytochrome c reductase ubiquinone-binding protein — protein MGLRFGELAKIRGIIYYRLSPFEQRAFAGLFTHSLPNLFRRIRSQIFVIVPPFVVGYMVYDWGEKEHERLMRKQPADVTSSH, from the exons ATGGGTCTGAGGTTTGGAGAGCTTGCCAAGATTCGAGGTATCATTTATTACAGGTTGTCACCATTTGAACAAAGAGCCTTTGCAGGACTGTTTACCCACAGTTTACCCAATTTATTCAGAAGGATCCGTAGTCAAATCTTTGTTATCGTGCCTC CTTTTGTCGTGGGCTACATGGTTTATGACTGGGGTGAAAAGGAGCATGAGAGACTAATGAGAAAACAACCTGCAGATGTCACTAGTAGTCATTAG